One genomic window of Hirundo rustica isolate bHirRus1 chromosome 13, bHirRus1.pri.v3, whole genome shotgun sequence includes the following:
- the RPS27L gene encoding ribosomal protein eS27-like, producing MPLAKDLVHPSLEDEKRKHKKKRLVQSPNSYFMDVKCPGCYKITTVFSHAQTVVLCVGCSTVLCQPTGGKARLTEGCSFRRKQH from the exons ATGCCT CTGGCCAAAGACCTAGTGCATCCCTCGTTAGAGGATGAGAAGAGAAAGCACAAAAAGAAACGTCTTGTGCAGAGCCCAAACTCCTACTTTATGGATGTAAAATGCCCAg GATGCTACAAGATCACCACTGTCTTCAGCCATGCTCAAACAGTAGTTCTGTGTGTAGGGTGCTCAACTGTCCTGTGTCAGCCAACTGGGGGCAAAGCCAGGCTCACAGAAG GCTGTTCATTTAGAAGAAAGCAACACTGA